The sequence TTGAAGTAATTCTTCCTTGGGCTTCTAAGTTTATTATCCATTTGTTTGTTAGACTGTAACGAATTCCTGCACCACCATATATAACACCTCCTGCTTTATTTGAAGAAGTATTTTTTAAATGATTTGTCGTAGAACCATAAAAAACACCTACACCACCCATTAAATAATAATTAATTCTTTGGTTTCTTTTTCTATTACGAGCACCCAAGTCATAAATTACCATAGGAATAAATTCTATAATATTTGCATCAAAAGCATTTTGATTATAAGTTTCACTATTAGAACGCTTATCCTTTGCTCCTAGACCAACATGAGAAAGTTGGTACCTAAAAGATATTCTTTTTGATACTTTTTTTTGTACATAAATAGTATAGTTCGGTTTAATATTTTCAAAATTTCCAAAGCCACCATATACTCCATTATA is a genomic window of Flammeovirga pectinis containing:
- a CDS encoding DUF6089 family protein, coding for MKNIFYILILLIVSNLGFSQSKYSSPNYFNNLMENTDYVLIGGSIGAAQYNGVYGGFGNFENIKPNYTIYVQKKVSKRISFRYQLSHVGLGAKDKRSNSETYNQNAFDANIIEFIPMVIYDLGARNRKRNQRINYYLMGGVGVFYGSTTNHLKNTSSNKAGGVIYGGAGIRYSLTNKWIINLEAQGRITSSDQLDMMSNPRFPTDMYGTINIGIAYRIFGKRKLH